The Sulfuriferula nivalis genome contains the following window.
CACTCAGGGTGTTTTTGACTAAAACCGCGAAATGTCAATTAGCTGCTTTTCCGCCGCTGGTTAATGCCTCAAGCCGATCAATAATGGCAGAAATGTCAACGAGGCCACTGCCTATAAAAATCTGACGGCAACAAAAAGAAATGAAACGCGCGATGTTTCACGCTCACAAGACGTTCTTGTCTTAATTGACATTTCGCGGTTTTAGTCAAAAACACCCAGTTTTAGCCTCGATGAGTAAGACTCTCGCACGAGAGTCTTACTGTTCTGCGATGTGCTTTATGCGGAATGAGCCATCTCTGCGTGCAGTTTGATACCCAGTGCTGACATCACCTTGAGAATAGTAGAGAAGCTTGGATTTCCTTCGCCAGATAAGGCCTTGTAGAGGCTTTCTCGTCCCAATCCACTATCTTTGGCAAGTTGTGTCATGCCTTTGGCGCGTGCAATCGTACCGAGTGCTTTGGTAATAAAAGCCGCATCATTACCCGCCTCGTCTAGACATGCTTCAAAATAGAGCACCATATCCTCATCAGTCTTGAGGTGTTCAGCACTATCCCATTTTCGTAGTTTGATCGTTTTCATTGCTCACTCCTCAATTTGTTGCGCAATCTCCAACGCGGTTTTAATGTCTTTCGATTGCGTGGACTTATCTCCACCAGCCAGTAAGATCACTATTTCAATTCCTTGTTGAACAAAGTACACGCGATAGCCTGGTCCATAATCAATCCGCATTTCGGAAACGCCTTTGCCAACAGGTTTGCAATCCCCAAAATTACCATCTTCGGCGCGATCGATTCGAACCTGTACACGCCTCACGGCCTGCTTATCCTTCAGACTAGCGAACCAGTCATCGAAAATTTCCGTTGTGTGAATTGAATTCATATGGTTGATTGTAATCTTTGGGATACATTGCGTCAATTGTTATTGGTTGTCTTTGACTGACTGGGAACATTTCAGAAAACGGAAATTATCGTTATTGCGATTGGGGGAAGCGTGTGTTTTTGACTAAATCGGTGTACGAATCAAAGCGCACATCCGATATTGATTTTGCTTAGTTTCGGACAGGGCTAATTGGGGGTGTACGCAACTGGACGGTTTCGGGTAGACGTTGATGTGACATGTCACTGAGTGGTGAGGCGGCGAGCCGATGTCCAGGTCGGGGCTATCTTTCGCTTCTCGGCCTAAACGGACTCTCTTTAAGTAAATTATCCAACCTAGTAAGGTGCCTGCTGTTATTAGACCACTACAATTATGAGCAGGCAGATGTTGTGTCGAGTGAGGTTGAGTTTTAAAATCCATATCGGTTATTTATAGCCTTAGGAGGGGTGTTAAAAATGAAAGTTATTATGGGTAATGAGCCAGAAACTAAATCAGCATTAACTGGCGACCAAAAAGTTAGCCTAGCTATTGCTATAGGCATAATCGGTTTTTTACTTGCAAAACATCATGCATTTCTAACGCCTCATGCTTTCAAAATCACTATGGCTGTTATCGCTTTTTCGGTTGTTGCTTTGTTGCTTAAAGCAATACCTGAGCGTGCCGCGAGACAAGTATCTAATAGTTTAGAAAAAATGGCAGAACAGGATAATAAAGGAATGCCGAAAATTTCTAATGGGCGTATAGCTCATGATAACTACTGTGAAGAGTTGGTGCGCCGCGCAAAAAAACATAATTCAGTCGTAAATATGGCTACTTTTATCTTTTTATTAGCGGCTATCGTTATTTATTTTCTTAATCTGAGCATGATAATGTTAATTGCATGTGTTGTATTGGCTGTGATGTCTCGTTCGTTTTCTATTAGATCTAATCGCTGGCTTTCTTCTGCTGAGTATTATTCTTTTCCTGGGGCTCGATTGCAAAATATGCAGCATCGGTGCATATTTTGTGGCGCAAAAGGGATATATATAAAGGGACAGTATGCATCAAATAATAAGTATGCTTATTGTACAAAATGCGAATCACCGCTTTTTGTACAATAAACGTTGAATTAAGTCAGTGCCTGGGCAGGATGATGCTTTAAGCGAGCTGGAATTTGGCATCCATAGGTGTAACGATTCGGATAAAAAGTGAGCACACAGATGAGTATTCTGGAATATCAATTATTAAGTATTTTTCTTTTTTCATCGGTAAACTCTTGATCCGTTAGTGCTCCCGATTTTTTTAGTTCTACCAGACTTTTTAGTAATTCTATTTTTTGCTGTTGAGTTTGAGTTGTTGCTGGAGGCGATGTTTTTACATTAGTTGCAATTGCAGGTGTGCTAGTAAGCTTATTCTCAACCATCTCAGCTGGCTGAGCAGGTGGCAATGGGACATTGAAACCAAGTTGTTTAAGTTTTTCATCATCAGGATGAGTAACGCCTTCTTCAGGAAGTTCTTCGAGTTCGACAAGCAAGCCTGGTATTTTTTCTTGCGCCTTAGCTAACATTTCATTGAACATTTTCTTTGAATATTCTGCATCATTGCCTTGAACGGCATTTTTAATTCCAGACATAATTCCGCTCATTAAGCCGCTAGAGCTTGATGATTTTTGCTCATTAATAATGGCTATTCTAGTGCCTTTTTTAGATAGGTAGATACAACCAAAGATATTTTCTTTTGACTGTCCGAGCATTCCATTGTTGCTTGAACTAGATACACCAACCTGGGGTCGCTGTAGAAAACGGAATTTAAAGTACGTTAAGCCCCAGGCATCGGCCGCAACGGCCTGAACTTACCTGCCCCGATCTTAGCGCTGGAGCGCCAGACGTAATCGCCCGTCAGGTTGATGTGCTCCCAGCCCAGTGGCGACAGGTATTGCAATAGCAAGGTGTCCACCTCCTGGCCATGGTTCCGCAAAGTGGCTGTGGCCCGCTCCAGGTAGACCGTATTCCACAAAACGATGGCCGCCGTGACCAGGTTCAAACCACTAGCCCGGTAACGCTGCTGCTCAAAGCTGCGGTCGCGGATTTCGCCCAGTCGGTTGAAGAACACAGCCCTGGCCAGCGCGTTACGCGCCTCTCCCTTGTTCAGTCCGGCATTGACGCGGCGGCGCAACTCCACGCTTTGCAACCAGTCCAGAATAAACAGCGTGCGCTCAATGCGGCCCAACTCACGCAGTGCCACCGCCAAACCGTTTTGTCGTGGGTAACTGCCTAGCTTTCGCAGCATCAGCGAAGCTGTCACGGTGCCTTGCTTGATGGATGTGGCGAGCCGTAGGATTTCATCCCAATGGGCACGAATCTGCTTGATCTTCAATCGCTCACCGCTGATCATCGGTTTGAGACCGTCATAGACGGTGTCGCCTTTCGGAATGAAGAGCTTGGTCTCGCCTAAGTCACGGATGCGCGGCGCGAACCGAAAGCCTACGAAGGGCATCAGGCCAAAGACGTGATCGGTGAAACCTGCTGTGTCGGTGTAGTGCTCCTCGATCCGCAAGTCCGACTCGTGGTACAGCAAGCCATCCAGCACATAGGTGGAGTCGCGCACCCCGACATTGACCACCTTGGTGCTGAA
Protein-coding sequences here:
- a CDS encoding type II toxin-antitoxin system RelE/ParE family toxin, with amino-acid sequence MNSIHTTEIFDDWFASLKDKQAVRRVQVRIDRAEDGNFGDCKPVGKGVSEMRIDYGPGYRVYFVQQGIEIVILLAGGDKSTQSKDIKTALEIAQQIEE
- a CDS encoding addiction module antidote protein produces the protein MKTIKLRKWDSAEHLKTDEDMVLYFEACLDEAGNDAAFITKALGTIARAKGMTQLAKDSGLGRESLYKALSGEGNPSFSTILKVMSALGIKLHAEMAHSA